The sequence gctttaatgactaaaatatgtcgTAGAATATGCATAAACATGTTTAGACAAATAAAAAACtgacccaactccactttttagGTCACTAATCAAATAAACTCTAGAAGATAGatatgtctgaggagcacattagacatataatgctttatgaatttaaaaaaggcaattcagcagaaacattcaaggtgtttatggtgcagagtctaagtgaaagaaaatgtccaaggtggtttcagaagttcaaaaCAGGTGATTACAGCTCAAGTGATGCACCACATTCAGGTTGTCCTCTCGAGTTGAATGATGACTTGCTGAAGATTGTGCTCTAACAGTTAAGCAATAGCActgaagcttaattcaacccattcaacagttcattatcatctgcaacagcttgtaaaggtgtcaaaacttagaaaattggttcccccatgatttgacagaaggaAACCTTAGAGCAACAGTGGatacttctctgcactctcatgaatGTTACACCTTTTTTTGGACACATCAGTGACTGGAGatagcattcagaagcttgtgaatcattggcaggaagtaaataataaaacatacattactgattaaataagCATTTGAAATACTCTTTTTcagaacctaaaatcagacattacttaatgGACGGCctgataatttttgttaattgttaatggATGGTTTTCTATTATTTTTGACAGTCTTTCAAACTAGTTGAACAAAGTTCCTACAGTCAGCAAGGAAAGACATGAAATTAAGctgattttcaaatttaaatgtattttactgtataGCATACAAGCTGGTCTAACCCGAGACCAACTAGTTATCTAGTTTATTCAGTGTGAATTAAGTGTTTGGATTGGCAAGCATAGAATGTTTCACTGAAAATTTCACTTTTGCACTAATATAGGACTTAACGTTACACTTGTAATACTTTCTCCAtacgtatttttatttacatatatctcctcagtattttttgtatcctTGCTCATCAGTTTAGGTAAGTGTTCAATGAGTGTATATATGTACAGAATAGACTAAATAATTAAGTTAATgattaaattaactaaaaatatagtttacttCCTCTGAACCAAAcacactcaccctttcagcagtgggaggagttataatgtgacagtccatggttaaaaagtagcccaagagttggcagtgggtggtgatgaatagctgccttccctctactcttacactgctaaattagggatggcagatagttcgtgtggctttgtgcaaaattcaaaaaaaccaaaacagacTTCTGAATTTTAAGTACAGAATAACCACTAATTAATATTCACGTGTAATGTCAATAGTAATGACAATGTATTTTTCAATTTGTGACTGCTAAAGATGTTTTCATACGAATACAAATAACTTTCAAAAATCTTAAGCATTACACAAATTAAGCAAACAAGTGAAATTTTACATgaaagtacttttaaaataatcattaaattacAGAACTTCCTGAAATCAATCTGTCaacctttattataaaagtaaactcAAGAGGTTAAGATACACAAATTACACTGTCTGCAATAGAAAAGTCAAGCAACATAAttacacattaaaatttttttattcaaacacaaaatatatacatcAGATGACCATTCATGAAGATGAAGTTCACATGAGCCTATGATGTCAACACAACACAAATCTTTTATCCTAACTCCTcaggaaaaaacaaaattctaacgATAGGGATGGTAAAATGTGGTAGCAGTCCCTCCCCGTCCAGCTCCTCGTGTCTTACCATAGCCACTAGCCTGTTGACCTGCAACAGAACCCATTTCtgggttattttatttatttagttcagaaatagcagttagtcatcacaggAATAAACTCAACAGCATCCACatcatttcaattttatacaaaCAATGAAATCAGTTCAATACTTACCATAACCTTGGCCATATCCCCATCCACTGTAGTCATATCCTCCATATCCACCAGTATAATCAGCACCGTAACTACTGTAGTCGTAGTTACCATATCCTGGATTGTAGCTGCTATAACTTTGATTATATCCTCCATATCCCTGATCACCACCCCACTCCTGTGTCTGATAACCTGcaaataaatttttcaaaagaaaagatGTGCAAGTTTATTTACAGAATTGGTTTCAAAGGTTTAATGGGATACAACTATCATTGATGTTTAGAACATGTAAGCACACGTTAAACAGTATCAcacaagcaagaaaaaaaaatagtagcaTTTCCCAAACTCTATTTTGAAATTGATGCTGTATTGAACATTTTGGGCTATTAATAATCTACATAGTAGCATCTTACCTCCTCTACCACGTCCTCTTCCTGCTCCACCTCGTGGAGCTCCCCAACCACCCATAAATCCACCACGCATGGACCGAGGATCTGGTTTAGATGTGGCTTTTTTCACATCGCATTCCTTATTTCCTATCATCTGTTTTGGCTGTTTAGTGATTTCCTTCACAGACTCTTCAGATTCAAATGTTATGAAAGCAAACTGTCTTCTTTGATTTTTTACCTTATCAACTGGTAGTTCAATA comes from Tachypleus tridentatus isolate NWPU-2018 chromosome 12, ASM421037v1, whole genome shotgun sequence and encodes:
- the LOC143233459 gene encoding RNA-binding protein squid-like isoform X1, which translates into the protein MENDNQYNGQNQDYSYSEYNDSQYGHYQQEGMDTDGGMQSGEGDNSLVETGKGKTDDDRKLFVGGISWDTQTHDLKNYFSKYGEVTDVNIKTDPNTGKSRGFAFVTFALQESVEAVFKDATHSVKGKQIDPKRAKARPGIKKIFVGGLDPEMSESDIRAYFEQYGKVEAIELPVDKVKNQRRQFAFITFESEESVKEITKQPKQMIGNKECDVKKATSKPDPRSMRGGFMGGWGAPRGGAGRGRGRGGYQTQEWGGDQGYGGYNQSYSSYNPGYGNYDYSSYGADYTGGYGGYDYSGWGYGQGYEMGSVAGQQASGYGKTRGAGRGGTATTFYHPYR